GTCATGTACTAGTATGATGCAATGAACAATATAATAAACTAAAATTGAAGATTGTAACAAAAATTTGTAAACATTTTAATCTTATAAGAACATATAATCACTAGTACAATATGTTACACACATACATGCTCTCCATCTTAAAAACAAGAAAAAATTAATTATCTTCAGTGTGTCAATTAACACTTACTTTCTGCATATAAAATAAAGGGAAATTAATCTCACAAATAAATATGATTTAAGGAGATAACAAGTTCATTAAATATATCTTAACGTGTGATACGGGGGCACACATCAGCAAAATCCTAACTATATTGAGAGAGttcaatttaaaaataaaaatagatattGTAATTAAACATTAAACATCAATATTACAATACAAGCATATGTGATCATGAAGAATTTTCAAAATTAATGATCCAGGATGACCTGAAAACTGCTAAGCTATATTCTGGAAAGTTTATTACAAATGGTCTAACTAAGgctgttgatttggatttcttccaGAAATTTGCTTACTAATTGTAGATTGTCAACATATGTGATTAGCTTTGATGCTTCTACTACTCTTAATAGAAATATGTACTCGGTGTCTTGTACCTATGCAAATATATTGTGTTCGTCGTTCAAATATTTCAGAATCCATTAAAGTGTTGTTGATTTGCCACCTTGAAGAGACTCCGGCCCAGGAAATTTAATTTTATTAAAGGTACTCAGTAGTAAACTACAGGTGAAAAAGAAAGGGTCGTCGAACAGGGTCAAAACGGATGAAACATGTTATTTCCTAATACGGGTCAAACAGACATGGTCCGCAAATATTCTTTATTCCCTCGTTGTCTAAACAAGATTCTCTTCTTTCTTTTTTAGTTTAGTCTGCTATAGTTAGTTATTGCATTAACTacgatataaataaaaaaataaaaaaataaaaagatctGTAATTTTTTAACAGTGACGTGATTCCATGAATAATAGAAGTATTTAGGAGGTTGTATACACTAAAAAAAGACGACAAAATTACTTCGGTCGTCCTTGAACTTGTACCTAAATCACACAGGTCGtccttaatctttttttttttacttaggtCGTCACTATCCTTTTAAAACGTACCACCCGTCATCCTTCTGTCTACTAGCCGTCCACTTGATCCGTTAACCCACCTCATGTGCGTCCCACGTGAGGGTATTTATGTACTTTTCACCTTGTTGTCCTATTAATACCTCTCACCTACTCATGTTTTCCCCCAATTCAACTTACTTGCTTACACCAGATGCTCTATAAACCCTAATTCCATATTAAAAAAAACCTTCGGTACAATTTTCAAACAACAATGGTGTTCTGCAATTGTGGCAAGAGAGCGGTTATTCGTAAGGCGAAAACTATTAAAAATCCTGGTCGTCGATATTATTCATGTCCTACACtggtaatatttttatttattttttgtataaTTTAAAGGGTTAAAACTTTGTGTAATGTTATACACCTAATTGAATCGAATTCGTGGTTAGTTTTCTGACTGCAGGTCGTTCATTTGGGTGGATCCACCGATTAACAGTACAGAGGTAATAAGACCCAATGAATTATTGGAAGAACTATTGGAAGATGAACAAGTAAATTCAAGAAAGTGGAAGATTATGTTTTTTGTGATCCTCTTTATCCTCATTATTGTTTGGGTTAATTGATTTCAATGAATGAATGAAAGAATGAAATCTCTGTTGTAATAGTTTTGGTTAATAAGAACCAATGTTTTTTGTATGAACTAATGAATGAATGAAAGATCTGTTGTACATTACTCATTTCTTAGTTGATTCATTTATATGTACATTACTCCATGTTACACACATAGTATTACAAACTGGAATGTGAAATGTTACAAACTGGAAACACACAAAATAACAAACACATTATGTTGAAACAAGAGTATATGATACCACAGTCACAAAATACCTAAATATAGTTCCAAATACAGACATAAATTACATACCATCAGGATTAAAGTACCAGTTCAAAagacaacaacacaataacatcaCAATTAAAGTACCAGTACACCCAATAACATTACAAAGTTTAAAAGACAAGAACACAATAACTTGCTTTAACTTCAATTCTTTGACTTCTTCTTGCTTGTTCCACTGGTTGAAGCATTTCTGGTCCTCTTCTTGCTTGTTCCACTAGTTCCCCCATTTGAACACCCTCTTTTGTTGTGGCCATACTCTTTGCAATTTGAACATTGCATGATAATCCCTTTTTTAGACAACCTTCCATCTGTGCTAATGTTGTCTTTCTCTTCTAACCCTTTCCTTCTATTTTTCTTTGGCCTACCTGCTCTTGCTATTTTCTTTGGTGGCATTAGGGTATAAGGAACATTAGACTTGGGCCACATAGATCTACCATTAACAGGGTTTATGGTAAATGTATATGTATTTTTCCAAGTGTCCATCCTATAAACTGGGTGAACCCAATGCTCTGGTGCACCTACTTCATCTGGTGGACCAACTTGATCATCATTTGCATTTAAGTTGTAAAGTGCAGCAACAACATGTTTGCAAGGAATACCAGTAATCTCCCACTTCCTACAAGCACACTCTTTGTTCCCAAAATCAACAGCAACTTGTTCACCATGAGGACCATTCACTTGGTATTGCTGACTACCACTCCAAAGCACAGTTAACTTACTTGCTTCCTTCTTAATGACTTCAAATTGTTTGGTTGCATAAGGAGTTAACAGTTGATCATTGTTTTTGCACTTACCCAACACATTAACTATCCTCTTCATCAAATACTCTCTCACATACTCTAATGCAGTTATAATTGGTTTATCCCTAGCATCAACCAACCATCTATTCAACACCTCACACATGTTGTTCAACAAAATATCTGTGACTGCTCTACCTACATATATCAATTAACATATTTATTGTACAGATAAACTTGAAATTGCTATTATAAACACACAGAATAACAAACTGGAAACACACAGAATTAATTGTAAACCTGTGAAATGGCTTCTAGCCCATTGCCTTGGTGGAATATCTGCTAAAAATTTATAGCAGTCCTTGTTGAACTCTTTCAGGGCTGACATTGCTCTTTCAAACTCTGGCACAGTTGTTGCTGTAGCACAGGACCACAAGTGATTTTTGTATGCTTTTCCATTCCATTTTTTCTTCATGTTCTCTTGAATGTGTCTTAGACAAAAACGATGCTCAGCAACTGGAAACACTTTTTCAACTGCATTTATCAGACCCTATCACACAAAACATAAGTAACAAACATAACATAAGCAAACAAATAAAATCTAAGTAACTACATAGTTGCAGGCATGTTATTTGTGTAAAAAAGACTTACTTTTTGCCTATCACTCATGAAGGTGAAGTTAGATAGTTCATTTAACTTTAAATCTGCAGCTAACAGCTCAAGAAACCATGTCCATGAGTTGGTAGTTTCTTGCTCAACAATTGCATAGGCAACAGGATAAATCCCATTGTTGGAGTCAAGTCCAACAGCTGTCAACATCTGACCTGTAGCAGGTTCCTTCATGAATGCCCCATCAACACCAATAAAATCTCTACCAATTGATTTGAATCCCCTTTTCAGTACACTCAAACATATGTAGATTCTTTTAAAGACCCTTGTCTTTGACCTTAAGTTACCAGGTTCAACATCAAACTTAATAGTAGATCCAGGATAGCATCTTAACAGTTCTTCAACATAATCTCTTAAAACAGTATACTGCTCAGCATAATCTCCTTGTATCTTATTTTGTGCTTCTTTTAATGCCCTAAAAGCCTTCATTCTATGCACCCTCACTTCTAACTCAGATTCAAATCTAGCTTTAACAGCTTTGATTGGGATCTTTGGATTGGTTGCTAAATCATTAACCAATGTTGTAGAAAGGTATTTGTATGTACACTGTTTGATGTACCTTGAGGTCAAACATTTATGTTTATCTTTAAGTGATCTTACAACCCATGTTTcagatttagagtttttagaaacataCATTTTCCATTTGCACAGTAGATCTTTTGCATTCACTCTTTTTCTATCTTTCTTTTTGTCCTTATCTGATAAAGCATTTATTCCTTCTTTTGTGGTCCCCTTTTTCCCAGATTTCACATGCTTAGCACTTTTACCAAACTCACACTTTTGTCCCCCAACTAATTGACCATCTTTGAAAACTCCAATTGAACCTTCACAGCCAACTTGGATTCTAGTTTTGTCATTTTTTATCAATACTAAATTTCTTCTAGTTTCTATTGCATGCAACTCAATATATCTCTTTACCTCTTCTGCAGTTCCAAACTCTTGCCCAAGATAGAACACAGTTGTCTTAAAATCTTTACCATGTATCTCTTGTTCTTTCAATTCTTTAAGTTTCTTCTTCCTAATATCATCCTCAGACCCAGAATCAAGGTCATCATTGTTCAACATAACTGGTTCATCACCTTCAAAGTTGTTACCCTCACTATCATTTTGTAAACCAGAACCCACAAACTCCACATCTTTATCAATGCAAAAATTAAAGGTTTCCATATCAACCTCAACATCCTCAATATTATGTTTATCAACTACAAAATCATCATCTTCACTATCACTTTCAGATTCATCATTGGCATCTTCATCATTGGCATCTTCAATATTATCATGTGGTTCAGATTCATCCTGTTGGATATCTTGACCATCATTGGCAGCTTCACTATGTGTTTCAAATTCATTTTGTTGGAATTCATCAACAACAACACTAGGTGTTTTTCCTTGACTATCATTTAATACTTGACTCTCATCTAATACTTGACTCTCATTGTACTCTAATGGCAGCTTCTTTGGATTCAATGCAGGCTTTTTGGTTGGTTTTTCAATCTTAGTTGGTCTAGtttcttcatctacaatctcttctAACACAAAATTAACCCTAGCTGTAGGACTCCTAAATGGGTTTACTTTGGGTTTCAACCCATGTTCAGTGAATATACTAATTATCTTAAATTCCATTGCATACTTGGATAATAGTCTTATATCATCATCACATCCTAACGGTTCTAAACCATAATCCAGATCATAATTAGGCTTTAAAAAGTGAAAAAGCATGACTTCGTGACCATTGTAACCCAAATCCTGAATAATATCAGCAAGTTCGTGATATGAAAAGAAATCAGTGTCAAGGGCATCGACGTAGGTTACCTTGCCATCCAAATATCTCCTTCCAGGTGCATCAGTAAAATGACCACCATGATTCAACTGTATTTGAAAATAATGTAGAGGTATGTTCTGCATAACATAGAATTTAGGTTAAAATTAGCGTATTTTATACAACAATGTTAGTATTAATAATCAAATTATGGAGAAATGCTTACCATAGAGCTCCTCAAGATTGTAAGTTACATCGTCATCGCGAATCTGGTAGAACTTAGTAATGTTGGGTTTCATGGTTGAATTGATTCAGATTAGGTTTAAGAAAAGTGAACGAATTGGGGGTGATTTAGGAGGGAAAATGGGTATCTGGTAGAATTGGGGGAAAACGAGAGTAGGTGAGGTATTAATGGGACAACAAGGTGAAAAGTACATAAATACCCTCACGTGGGACGCACATGAGGTGGGTTAACGGATCAAGTGGACGGCTAGTAGACAGAAGGATGACGGGTGGTACGTTTTAAAAGGATAGTGACGACCTAtgtaaaaaaaaaagattaaggACGACCTGTGTTATTTAGGTACAAGTTCAAGGACGACCGAAGTAATTTTGTCAAAAAAAGACATTGGTGACTTAACCCGTTTGACACGTTCAACACATGCTCTCCTTTCAGCTAAACCTTGACCCATTTAAGATAGATATCTACTCATTAATAACTAAATGGGTCAGATTTGTCACCTCtagtcataaaacattttaatGCTTACCCATATTCCCAGAAGGCCAAGTGCTCAATTTAGTTCTAGTGTAGCACCAAATCAAGCATAATACCTAATGTAACCTAATCCTTATCTATAAAGTTCGTTAATCGTAAAAGTGGAAGATCCACTACAGAAATACATAAACTTTTTTTGTTATTGTAAACCGACCCTACCCTAACATCAAACATTCGGATTTAATACAAATCAGGATTCTTGATATTTGTAACATAAACTAAAACCAAGTTTATTTCCTTTCTACATCCTTTTTATAGCATATATGATCAAAACACAAAAAGATAGAAAAAGAACATAAGGTTAAAGAAGAATTACAATTACTAAAGCCATCTTCTAAAGTTTCTGGTTGTAGATTGATACGTTCGAACAAGAAGACCGACTCCAACTCCAACCCCAAGACAAACACCGAGCCCTATTCCAACACCTACTCTTACACCAGCATTGAACCACGAGAGCGCACCATCTTCACCTTCCATGTATTCTGTTTGGCTCCAAAACAAGCTGCTATCATAATCTTCGTCGACTTTATAACTTCTATACCCTGCCATCTGAATACCAACAAGAAATATATGAACACTGCAAAATAACTTAAAGCGATACATAAAGTTATAAGCTTTTTCCCTGTTCAGGTTACCCTACCGGGAGGGCGAATATTCCGACCCATACTCTAATGTATGCAATTCAGCTGGATTACTCCGTGGCCGTTTACCACCCATCCCTGGCCACCACAACATTCGAACTCAGGGCACCCAACCATGTGTGTGCATATTGAATTTTAAAAAGTACCTGATAATCACGTCCATGTGCAACTTTTTTTTGAGATTCTTCGGTTGGGTCATACTCAGGGATTGAATCCAACACCCCTTTTCTACTTTGCTTCTTATTAAAACTACTCTGCAACGCTTTGGTCAAAATAATTGGTGTCCCCGAAAAGGATCCCGCCACATAAACTTCAATCATTGGTGGCGTTGAATCACAAACCGCCGTTTTCTTTCCTTTCAAAAACCCATTACTACCACAAATCATTGATTTACAATTCATACTCCACTTactaatatcatcatctttttcagATATTTCCAAAGTCCCACAAAGAATAAGATCATCCTTATCAAAAACCTCGAATTTCACTGAACCAGATAATCTTATACTGTCTGTACTCACAAAAGTAACTTCTTCAAATTTCTTGTCTACTCGGTTCCTTTTTAAACGACATGAACTACCCTCTGAATGAAGGGCACATCTTCTACCGTTCACTTCAAGAACGGTATTATGATCCAACGGTATATGATTGAGAGTAAGATATTCAGGTGTGTAGCAATCCACCATAAAATTGCTTATTCTAACATAGAACACACGTACGTCAAACCACGATAACAGATGCTTCCCGTATGCTTGGTAAGACGGGTGCTTAATTATCTGAAGCCCATGATTAATCACCTTGTGTTCTTTCTTCTTCACGGTTTCGTACAAATATTTATCCATTTTAACAACTAAGTTCTCATGAAAAGCCCCTTTAACATTGAAAACAACCAccctagaaaataaaaataaaaaaccaaACTTTAAGACCCAAACAACAAATTCTGGTCTATTATCAATTTCTACCTTCAAGACTACATAAATTTAACTAATTTAAAATCTTAGAATCTGCCACTGTTTGTGGTGTGTGTGAGAAATATAAACAAAGAACCAAAGGAATGATGCTAAGTGTAAACAGCAGGTAGCCACCAACATTGAATATGTCACAAAAAAAATACTCCGTATGAAATAAAGAATGAGTGGCAAATATAATCTTGAATACCCACAGTCCAcacaaattcaaaaaaaaaaaaaaaaaaaaaaaaaaaaaaaaaaaaaaaatcagtaaCTATCAACATATCCCTCACTAAACACTAACAAAGATCCAATGAAAGCCCATAGTAATCCCTCAAATCACTTTCACATACCCTACATAAATCTTTTAAAACCACTTAAAGTTTCAATTTTTTTATGGTATCAGTTAAAACAAAACACACCCACATAATAATTAATCAATATATTCAATACCCAGATTCCGGAATTTATCAATCCCTCATGTAAGTCTTGTATATCAACATCATACCTATATACTGTAGAGATAGATACAATCGACATATATCTATAGGTAGAGAAAGTTGGAAAATTGTTACCTTATCCAAACAGAAGATGATTAATCAAAATGGGGTCTTGGATCAGATTTGGAGATGAGAGTGGTATTTGTAAAGTGTGCAAAGATTACGAATGAAAATAGTGTATCTAACCATGTATTTCATATGACACTAATTTTGGTTTAGCCGGCTTCCTAtaaatagtatttttttttttttacggacTAATTATGCTTTTGCGTACGTTTGATTAAAAGTGAAAACGGCATGAAAAGTCTGCAACGGATCAGATATCGGGCAAGTCAAAATTACACGGATAGTCCGTTTAGTTTGTACCAAATTTTTACGAcaggtaattttttttttactaatgccaATCGTTCATGTGGTTTGGTTTGCACACCTTTAACGGATACTCCAATCGTTAGTATGCCGTCTGATTTTGTCGTTAACTCTTTACACATGCAATCCACGGGAGAACATAATTATCTTCGTCACCCATTTTGAAACTAGAGTaacgttgtttttttttttttttcaatttaaaTCTCAATTCGATAACCACACAACCATTTGTCGTTCAATTTTAAACGACTTAAGATGGTTAATTGTGATTTTAAACGTACATCATGGACGGCATAGAACCCTGAACgtcaataagttataagtatattgtaCGAACAATTCATTCAACACTTAAAACACTTATCACACATAACATAATACAATGACTTTCACATATTTTTGATTCTTCGTGGGACGATgaaatgttaataattatattacatgCGCAAAAGAGCTCGAGCGAAAAGTCGGTGAAAGTTCTAGTCTTGAATTTATATTTATAAAGATCGTGAAGATGCTCATGAAGAGTTATGGAATGactatttataataattaatttgtTGTAATTTATTctaattttagattataattaattaatgtaattttaggattttatttatgaaattttatatgGTTTTAATTTTAATCATATTAATATGCTTAGTACTATTATTCTTCTTCttattaaacaaaataagatattaaaaataaataaaaataaatataacaaacAAAAAAAGATAAAAATAGTTTAAGGTGAGACCTACACTCCCTTTTGATCACCATTTCCCTACTACTTTCCGTTTCACCACCACATTTGCCATGTTACAGTCATCTTTTGAAAaagggttaaagccataaataggccatatactttcctttttgttccaatgtaggctatatactccaaAAAATACTAAAGTAGGCTATATACTTTTataaagtgtactaatatgaaCGGACAAAACTTATTAACCGGATAAACAACTAAACGATGATGTGGCATCCTACGTGGAGAATGATGTTGgtgatacatcggaacaaaactaaaagtatatagcctacatcggagcAAAACTAAAAGTATATAGCATACATCGGAACAtaactgaaagtatatgacctatttgtagccatataaaatgcaaaaaaaaatgtttaataattaactttacctgttcagcaggtaacttgttaaatttgtgtgcatcgagacaacttttaagagtatataacctacattagtattttttaaggtatataacctacattgggacaaaaatgaaagtatatgacctatttatggctttaacccttTGAAAAACCTCATTACATTGTTATGTCACTGCCATTACTAACGTACTTACATATTTAATCTAAAATTACTAACAAACACATAAAACCATATAATTATCGATCATTTTTTACCGTCTAAAATTTGAAAACTATGACTTGTATTGTCATGTTAGTTCATTAAAATAACATGATTATGCGTAATTAGATAAGAATAACAAGGTAAAGTTCCTTCATGCCTTTTTGGGCAGTCCCAAATTGTAAAGGATTGTGACTTGGTTAAGCAATCGGCAACTGGGAGGGCATTATGGAAATGTGTTTTACATGATCTGTTAGTTGAGTTGTTTGCGGGGAAATCGTATTTGAGAAGTCTCTGTGAGAAGATCAATAAaacaatgcgagagaagtttctgtGTCATTCTTTCTGTTAGGACTCTGGTTCGAATTAAAGCCTGACTGTTGTTAAGTCATTCGGTGGCGGAGCTCAAGTGGTTCTTCTAAGTGCAGGTTGGTCACCGGTTTTATTCTGCAGGTTGGTAAACGATAATGTTGTTTCTATGTGCTAAAAGAGTTTGTTTACCTTCAAAAATGCATAGAAGGGGCATATAGGTTGAAGTGCTTAAAACATGGTGATGTGTATGAGATAGATTTTCCAGAAGTTATGCAAATGAAAGCATGTTGCTTGAAACAGCTATCAACTCGATAAATGAGCCTAGTCAACTGATTTTGACAGCGAAATCACTTAGAAGAATTTCAGCAGATATCAGATATCAGAGACGAAGAGTGGTTCAAGAAGCTTCGAGGGTCATGCTTTATAAGCGAGATGAACACCGTGTTAATTCTTGAAGGAATTATCTATTATCTTCCTCATTTACCAGCCATGGGAGTATTGAAGACGATAGGTGATAACTGCAACATCACGCGGACAGTTTTGTTGACCGAAATTCATGAATAAATAGTCAAACACACTCTCGGAAGACAATTTCCATTTTTACAGTAATTGGCCTGACCATCTACTTCAAATTGGAGACCCTGCTGCTGATTATGGTCTTTTACATGATCCACTAAATCTATTTAACAGGTTGTGTGTCCATCCAAACCCACTCGTATGATGGAACCCATGCTGTCGGTTGTATTTAGTGCAGGGTTTTGGTTCACCTAACCTAACTATTTCGAGAACCGGTTCTCCATAAGTAGAGATATTTTTATGTAACAGTCAATAATATGTAGGTATGTTGGCATTactcaaggttgtaaaagtcgacaGTCGGGGAATAGTCGGGACCTTATAGGGACTGTTCGGCCAAGTTGGAGACTAGTCTgacgttgaccaactttgacttatATGTATTTGACCTACTATAACTGAATAAATTCGAATTTGTTCGAATTAATCCGACTTTGGCCGATTTAATCCGACTTTGAACTAATAAAACCAACTTTGAGCGACTAAATTTTACTTTTGACAACTTTGATCGAATAAATCGACCATGTTGGTGACTAGTAAATAGTACTACATAGACAAGTGATGAGACCAACATTGGTATCCTTCTTGAAAGAATGAAAATATCAAATATAAGCAACCTAATATAACATACTCTTGCAGATAGAGAATATTTGCCTTAAACAAAATTGAAAAATGACTATATAAATACGACAAATTCAGATAATAAACAGTTGAAAAAGTCAAATTTCAAGACAATCTTTGATACCCTGTTCAAAATTGTTTAGGGATGATATGGTATCCATTAATGCATTAGCCACCTTCTGTCTGTAGCGAATAGACAAAAATGTgtataagaaaaaaaaaataagtgaaCTAAAAGACCTGCATATAGTCGATTAACCAAAAAGGTTAATTCACGTTTGTGCGAAAGAATACCTGTCAGATACAAGCTGAGGGGTAGTTCCACTTGCCACATTATTAAGTGAACTAAAAGACCTGCATATAACTCGAGGAAGTTACAATCTTGTTGCTTGTATCCAAAAGTTTTATTCACGAACAGGTGATCGATTTCTTTAATTGTGAAAAATAATAAATGTGAAGCACTACCTTTCTAGATCACCGAGCTTAGCCTCAGCATCCAACTTTGTTGGATCCTTGTCTTCAAGCAATGAAGCTGCATTTTTTAAAACCAACTTGAATGTGCAAACctgcaaagttgaaataattgtGCAATTTTATTCTCCTGTGTTTTTTGTCTGGTTGTAAATCCACATAA
This genomic window from Rutidosis leptorrhynchoides isolate AG116_Rl617_1_P2 chromosome 2, CSIRO_AGI_Rlap_v1, whole genome shotgun sequence contains:
- the LOC139894487 gene encoding uncharacterized protein At1g01500-like → MDKYLYETVKKKEHKVINHGLQIIKHPSYQAYGKHLLSWFDVRVFYVRISNFMVDCYTPEYLTLNHIPLDHNTVLEVNGRRCALHSEGSSCRLKRNRVDKKFEEVTFVSTDSIRLSGSVKFEVFDKDDLILCGTLEISEKDDDISKWSMNCKSMICGSNGFLKGKKTAVCDSTPPMIEVYVAGSFSGTPIILTKALQSSFNKKQSRKGVLDSIPEYDPTEESQKKVAHGRDYQMAGYRSYKVDEDYDSSLFWSQTEYMEGEDGALSWFNAGVRVGVGIGLGVCLGVGVGVGLLVRTYQSTTRNFRRWL